Proteins encoded together in one Myxocyprinus asiaticus isolate MX2 ecotype Aquarium Trade chromosome 21, UBuf_Myxa_2, whole genome shotgun sequence window:
- the LOC127412065 gene encoding mitoferrin-2-like isoform X3 translates to MVKVMIGVALQCLFSFSFLQVKVRMGAAGCVATLLHDAAMNPAEVVKQRMQMYNSPYRGVLDCVRCVWQREGALAFYRSYTTQLTMNVPFQALHFMTYEYLQELLNPQRQYNPSSHMVSGALAGAIAAATTTPLDVCKTLLNTQESLALNSVSQSGRQISGLGHAFRTVYRLGGLPAYFKGVQARVIYQMPSTAISWSVYEFFKYVITKHQHEKRRTQRDGEK, encoded by the exons ATGGTGAAAGTGATGATTGGTGTTGCTTTGCAGtgtctcttttctttctcttttctccaGGTCAAGGTGAGAATGG GGGCTGCTGGTTGTGTTGCCACATTGCTTCACGATGCTGCCATGAATCCTGCTGAAG TGGTGAAGCAGAGGATGCAGATGTACAACTCGCCCTACCGTGGCGTTCTGGACTGTGTACGCTGTGTGTGGCAGCGGGAGGGGGCGTTGGCCTTTTATCGCAGTTACACCACACAGCTTACCATGAACGTGCCATTCCAGGCACTGCACTTCATGACCTATGAATACCTGCAAGAGCTGCTCAACCCCCAAAGACAATACAACCCCTCCTCCCATATGGTGTCTGGCGCTTTGGCAGGGGCCATCGCCGCCGCCACGACCACACCACTGGACGTTTGTAAGACGCTGCTGAACACGCAGGAGTCTCTGGCACTTAACTCTGTCAGCCAGAGCGGAAGACAAATCTCGGGTCTTGGCCATGCCTTCCGGACTGTCTACAGGCTTGGCGGCCTGCCTGCTTACTTCAAAGGCGTGCAGGCTAGGGTCATATACCAGATGCCCTCCACTGCCATCAGCTGGTCCGTCTATGAGTTCTTCAAGTATGTTATTACCAAACACCAGCACGAGAAGCGCAGGACCCAGAGGGACGGAGAGAAGTAG
- the LOC127412065 gene encoding mitoferrin-2-like isoform X1 — translation MPPCSMPKTRMQSLQPEPAARYRNVMDALRRIVRTEGIWRPMRGLNVTAVVAGPAHALYFACYERLKKVLSDVIHPGANSHLANGAAGCVATLLHDAAMNPAEVVKQRMQMYNSPYRGVLDCVRCVWQREGALAFYRSYTTQLTMNVPFQALHFMTYEYLQELLNPQRQYNPSSHMVSGALAGAIAAATTTPLDVCKTLLNTQESLALNSVSQSGRQISGLGHAFRTVYRLGGLPAYFKGVQARVIYQMPSTAISWSVYEFFKYVITKHQHEKRRTQRDGEK, via the exons atgcctccatgcagcatgcctaag acTCGTATGCAGAGCCTGCAGCCTGAACCGGCCGCTCGCTACCGTAATGTGATGGACGCTCTGCGGCGCATCGTGAGGACCGAGGGCATCTGGAGGCCAATGAGAGGCCTGAATGTTACCGCTGTAGTGGCAGGTCCAGCCCATGCACTTTACTTTGCTTGCTACGAGAGGTTGAAAAAAGTCCTCAGTGATGTCATCCATCCAGGAGCAAACAGTCATTTGGCGAACG GGGCTGCTGGTTGTGTTGCCACATTGCTTCACGATGCTGCCATGAATCCTGCTGAAG TGGTGAAGCAGAGGATGCAGATGTACAACTCGCCCTACCGTGGCGTTCTGGACTGTGTACGCTGTGTGTGGCAGCGGGAGGGGGCGTTGGCCTTTTATCGCAGTTACACCACACAGCTTACCATGAACGTGCCATTCCAGGCACTGCACTTCATGACCTATGAATACCTGCAAGAGCTGCTCAACCCCCAAAGACAATACAACCCCTCCTCCCATATGGTGTCTGGCGCTTTGGCAGGGGCCATCGCCGCCGCCACGACCACACCACTGGACGTTTGTAAGACGCTGCTGAACACGCAGGAGTCTCTGGCACTTAACTCTGTCAGCCAGAGCGGAAGACAAATCTCGGGTCTTGGCCATGCCTTCCGGACTGTCTACAGGCTTGGCGGCCTGCCTGCTTACTTCAAAGGCGTGCAGGCTAGGGTCATATACCAGATGCCCTCCACTGCCATCAGCTGGTCCGTCTATGAGTTCTTCAAGTATGTTATTACCAAACACCAGCACGAGAAGCGCAGGACCCAGAGGGACGGAGAGAAGTAG
- the LOC127412065 gene encoding mitoferrin-2-like isoform X2, which translates to MEADGFVRRRRMTADTSGEEAAVASASAGAEIHWLGGRFWGVSEGLVGTLAPRIVTEPEIHVGHFYGSQEANDISEPDYEGLPQGASTSTHMLAGAVAGIMEHCLMFPIDCVKTRMQSLQPEPAARYRNVMDALRRIVRTEGIWRPMRGLNVTAVVAGPAHALYFACYERLKKVLSDVIHPGANSHLANGAAGCVATLLHDAAMNPAEVVKQRMQMYNSPYRGVLDCVRCVWQREGALAFYRSYTTQLTMNVPFQALHFMTYEYLQELLNPQRQYNPSSHMVSGALAGAIAAATTTPLDVCKTLLNTQESLALNSVSQSGRQISGLGHAFRTVYRLGGLPAYFKGVQARVIYQMPSTAISWSVYEFFKYVITKHQHEKRRTQRDGEK; encoded by the exons ATGGAAGCGGATGGTTTTGTGCGCAGGCGGCGGATGACAGCGGACACATCGGGCGAGGAAGCCGCGGTGGCCAGCGCTTCCGCAGGCGCGGAGATCCACTGGCTAGGCGGGAGATTTTGGGGGGTTTCGGAGGGTCTTGTCGGGACTTTGGCACCTCGGATAGTAACAGAACCGGAGATACACGTTGGACATTTCTATGGCTCCCAGGAGGCCAATGATATTTCGGAACCAGACTATGAGGGTCTCCCTCAGGGTGCCTCCACCAGCACTCACATGTTAGCTGGGGCAGTCGCAGGAATTATGGAGCATTGCCTGATGTTTCCTATTGATTGTGTCAAG acTCGTATGCAGAGCCTGCAGCCTGAACCGGCCGCTCGCTACCGTAATGTGATGGACGCTCTGCGGCGCATCGTGAGGACCGAGGGCATCTGGAGGCCAATGAGAGGCCTGAATGTTACCGCTGTAGTGGCAGGTCCAGCCCATGCACTTTACTTTGCTTGCTACGAGAGGTTGAAAAAAGTCCTCAGTGATGTCATCCATCCAGGAGCAAACAGTCATTTGGCGAACG GGGCTGCTGGTTGTGTTGCCACATTGCTTCACGATGCTGCCATGAATCCTGCTGAAG TGGTGAAGCAGAGGATGCAGATGTACAACTCGCCCTACCGTGGCGTTCTGGACTGTGTACGCTGTGTGTGGCAGCGGGAGGGGGCGTTGGCCTTTTATCGCAGTTACACCACACAGCTTACCATGAACGTGCCATTCCAGGCACTGCACTTCATGACCTATGAATACCTGCAAGAGCTGCTCAACCCCCAAAGACAATACAACCCCTCCTCCCATATGGTGTCTGGCGCTTTGGCAGGGGCCATCGCCGCCGCCACGACCACACCACTGGACGTTTGTAAGACGCTGCTGAACACGCAGGAGTCTCTGGCACTTAACTCTGTCAGCCAGAGCGGAAGACAAATCTCGGGTCTTGGCCATGCCTTCCGGACTGTCTACAGGCTTGGCGGCCTGCCTGCTTACTTCAAAGGCGTGCAGGCTAGGGTCATATACCAGATGCCCTCCACTGCCATCAGCTGGTCCGTCTATGAGTTCTTCAAGTATGTTATTACCAAACACCAGCACGAGAAGCGCAGGACCCAGAGGGACGGAGAGAAGTAG